A stretch of the Medicago truncatula cultivar Jemalong A17 chromosome 5, MtrunA17r5.0-ANR, whole genome shotgun sequence genome encodes the following:
- the LOC11406279 gene encoding ADP-ribosylation factor 2 produces MGLTVSRIMRLFYAKKEMRILMVGLDAAGKTTILYKLKLGEIVTTIPTIGFNVETVEYKNVSFTVWDVGGQDKIRPLWRHYFQNTQGLIFVVDSNDRERILEARDELHRMLSEDELRDATLLVFANKQDLPNALSVSEITDKLGLHSLRQRRWYIQSTCATSGQGLYEGLDWLSSNISNKIR; encoded by the exons ATGGGGTTGACAGTGTCACGGATAATGAGATTATTTTATGCAAAGAAAGAAATGAGGATTCTGATGGTAGGTCTTGATGCTGCTGGAAAAACAACAATACTCTACAAACTGAAGCTTGGAGAAATTGTCACTACCATACCAACCATAG GCTTCAATGTAGAGACTGTTGAGTACAAAAATGTGAGCTTCACTGTCTGGGATGTTGGAGGACAAGACAAG ATTCGACCATTGTGGAGACACTATTTTCAGAACACACAAGGTCTTATCTTTGTGGTAGATAGTAATGATAGAGAAAGAATTTTAGAAGCCAGAGATGAACTTCATAGAATGCTAAGTGAG GATGAACTTCGTGATGCCACTTTACTTGTATTTGCCAATAAGCAAGATCTTCCAAATGCTTTGAGTGTTTCAGAAATTACTGATAAACTTGGTTTACATTCACTTCGCCAGCGTCGTTG GTACATCCAGTCAACTTGTGCTACATCTGGACAAGGACTCTATGAAGGCCTTGATTGGTTATCAAGTAACATATCTAACAAGATAAGATGA
- the LOC11407319 gene encoding UPF0481 protein At3g47200 has protein sequence MVAVFNKELLSWYLITLKLRETLEAGIPSSSPNSGTRSIQLPQQQKLEQQPSESLQVLLTNQNGENLEEEASSPVSEWVISIKEKLEEANQDDVASSWTKLSIYKIPHYLRDSSGDDKAFAPQIVSLGPYHHGKKRLRQMERHKWRSINHVLKRTKHDIRLYLDAMKEMEEKARSCYEGTIGLSSNEFVEMLVLDGCFVIELFRGATEGFKELGYSRNDPVFAMRGSMHSIQRDMIMLENQLPLFILDLLLGIQIGKPDLKGLVANLALRFFDPLMPTDEPLTKSDRNKLESTFRKSTTNATFDPLSDQGGLHCLDVFRRSLLRSGPQPAPRIWIKRRSNANRVADKRRQQLIHCVTELKEAGIKFKKRKTDRFWDIKFKDGILRIPRLLIHDGTKSLFLNLIAFEQCHLDCSNDITSYVIFMDNLINSPEDVGYLHYRGIIEHWLGSDTEVADLFNRLCQEVVFDINNSYLSPLSESVNRYYNHRWNTWCASLRHNYFNNPWAIISLVAAVVLLLLTFAQTYYSVYGYYRPAQ, from the coding sequence atggtagctGTTTTCAACAAAGAGCTCTTGAGCTGGTACCTTATCACCCTTAAACTTAGAGAAACCTTAGAAGCAGGGATTCCATCATCGTCTCCGAATTCAGGTACACGATCGATCCAGTTACCTCAGCAGCAAAAGCTTGAGCAACAACCTTCAGAATCATTGCAGGTTCTTCTTACCAACCAAAATGGTGAAAATTTGGAAGAGGAAGCAAGCTCACCAGTATCTGAATGGGTGATCTCCATCAAGGAAAAGCTCGAGGAGGCGAATCAAGACGATGTAGCAAGTTCATGGACTAAGCTATCAATCTACAAAATCCCTCATTACCTTAGAGATAGTAGTGGCGACGACAAAGCTTTTGCACCACAGATTGTGTCCTTAGGACCATACCATCATGGCAAAAAACGCCTTCGACAAATGGAACGTCATAAATGGCGTTCCATTAACCACGTTCTTAAGAGGACAAAACATGACATTAGGCTTTATCTGGATGCAATGAAAGAGATGGAAGAAAAAGCAAGATCTTGTTATGAAGGAACGATCGGGTTAAGCAGCAATGAGTTTGTGGAAATGTTGGTCCTTGATGGTTGTTTTGTGATTGAGCTGTTTAGAGGAGCAACAGAAGGGTTTAAGGAACTTGGTTATTCAAGGAACGATCCTGTTTTTGCAATGCGCGGATCGATGCATTCGATTCAAAGAGATATGATCATGCTAGAAAATCAGCTTCCCCTTTTCATACTAGATTTGCTTCTGGGAATTCAGATTGGTAAACCAGATTTGAAAGGACTTGTTGCAAATCTAGCACTCAGATTCTTCGACCCTTTAATGCCAACAGATGAACCATTAACAAAAAGTGATAGAAATAAACTGGAATCAACATTTAGAAAAAGCACTACCAATGCCACCTTTGATCCTTTATCCGACCAAGGAGGTCTTCACTGTCTCGATGTATTTAGACGAAGCTTATTGCGCTCAGGACCTCAACCAGCACCTAGAATATGGATCAAACGCAGGTCGAACGCTAATAGAGTTGCAGACAAACGGCGCCAGCAACTGATACATTGTGTAACTGAGCTAAAAGAGGCTGGAATCAAGTTCAAGAAAAGGAAGACCGATCGCTTCTGGGATATTAAATTTAAGGACGGTATTCTGCGTATTCCGAGACTCTTGATCCATGATGGAACAAAATCTCTGTTTCTAAACCTCATTGCATTTGAGCAGTGTCATCTTGATTGCAGCAATGACATTACATCCTATGTTATCTTCATGGATAACTTGATTAACTCTCCAGAAGATGTCGGATACCTTCATTACCGAGGGATAATCGAACATTGGCTTGGAAGTGATACCGAAGTTGCAGACCTTTTCAACAGGTTATGCCAAGAGGTTGTGTTTGACATCAATAACAGTTATCTTTCTCCATTATCAGAGTCTGTTAATAGATACTACAATCATAGATGGAATACTTGGTGTGCAAGCTTGAGACACAATTACTTCAATAACCCTTGGGCTATTATCTCTTTGGTTGCTGCTGTAGTCTTGTTGCTACTTACTTTTGCACAAACCTACTACAGTGTATATGGATATTATAGACCAGCACAGTAA
- the LOC11409872 gene encoding proteasome subunit alpha type-4, whose amino-acid sequence MSRRYDSRTTIFSPEGRLYQVEYAMEAIGNAGTAIGILSKDGVVLVGEKKVTSKLLQTSTSTEKMYKIDDHVACAVAGIMSDANILINTARIQAQRYSFAYQEPMPVEQLVQSLCDTKQGYTQFGGLRPFGVSFLFAGWDKNFGFQLYMSDPSGNYGGWKAGAIGANNQAAQSILKQDYKDDITREEAVNLALKVLSKTMDSTSLTSDKLELAEVFLAPSGKVKYQVCSPENLTKLLVKSGVTQPATETA is encoded by the coding sequence atgtctcgaAGATATGATAGTCGTACAACAATCTTTTCTCCTGAAGGACGTCTTTACCAAGTGGAGTATGCAATGGAGGCTATTGGAAATGCTGGTACTGCCATAGGAATCTTGTCGAAGGATGGGGTTGTTCTGGTTGGCGAAAAGAAGGTGACATCCAAGCTTCTGCAAACCTCAACTTCAACTGAGAAAATGTACAAGATTGATGATCATGTTGCATGTGCTGTTGCTGGGATTATGTCCGATGCCAACATCCTAATCAATACTGCTAGGATCCAAGCACAGCGTTACTCATTTGCTTACCAAGAGCCAATGCCTGTTGAACAGTTGGTTCAATCTCTTTGTGATACCAAGCAAGGTTACACACAATTTGGTGGTCTTCGTCCATTTGGAGTCTCTTTCCTGTTTGCAGGATGGGACAAAAACTTTGGCTTTCAACTTTACATGAGTGATCCTAGTGGAAACTATGGCGGTTGGAAAGCCGGTGCTATTGGTGCCAACAACCAGGCAGCACAATCAATTCTAAAACAGGACTACAAGGATGATATCACAAGGGAAGAAGCAGTTAACCTTGCACTGAAAGTTCTGAGCAAAACTATGGACAGCACCAGTCTTACCTCGGATAAGCTTGAACTTGCAGAGGTTTTTCTTGCACCATCTGGAAAGGTCAAGTATCAAGTTTGCTCCCCAGAGAACTTGACTAAGCTGTTGGTGAAGTCTGGGGTGACCCAACCGGCAACAGAGACTGCTTAG
- the LOC11408559 gene encoding probable beta-1,4-xylosyltransferase IRX14H, with protein MKLSTLQQSYINRRTNSFRGLDSDNGAGAVKSPATIFWLVLHGVCCLISLVLGFRFSRLVFFFLFSTSSTNIYTVPFTSGTGAGITVPVETQQNVLTNGSSVVASRVVVGRHGIRIRPWPHPDPVEVMKAHGIISRVQNEQRLLFGVKNPRKVIVVTPTYVRTFQAMHLTGVMHSLMLVPYDLIWIVVEAGGVTNETASIIGKSGLKIIHVGFNQKMPSLWEDRHKVESLMRLHALRIVRKERLDGIVMFADDSNMHNMELFDEIQSVKWIGAVSVGILLHSVDAAEISSLVQKEGDEDTMPMPVQGPACNGTDKLVGWHTFNSLRYTGRHAVYIDDRAPVLPTKFEWSGFVLNSRLLWKDVDDKPEWIKDLDALDGDGEKIESPLSLLKSTSVVEPLGSCGRHVLLWWLRVEARTDSKFPARWVIDPPLDITVPSKRTPWPDSPPELPSNENEKVFAAGAEVHSNTHTTKTKTPRSRRSRSKRKHDTKVIGVQVSTHSEQTEI; from the exons atgaagcTCTCAACATTACAACAAAGTTACATCAACCGTAGAACAAACAGCTTCAGAGGCTTAGATTCAGATAACGGCGCCGGCGCCGTTAAGTCACCGGCGACAATTTTCTGGCTAGTACTTCACGGCGTTTGCTGCTTAATCAGCCTCGTTCTCGGCTTCCGATTTTCTCGTCtcgttttcttctttctcttttcaacTTCATCCACTAATATTTACACCGTTCCATTTACCTCCGGCACCGGTGCCGGAATCACTGTTCCGGTGGAAACTCAACAGAATGTTCTAACAAACGGGAGTTCAGTAGTGGCGAGTAGAGTGGTGGTTGGAAGACACGGGATCCGGATTCGGCCATGGCCGCATCCGGATCCTGTGGAAGTAATGAAAGCGCATGGAATAATCTCTAGAGTTCAAAATGAACAGAGATTGTTGTTTGGAGTGAAGAACCCTAGAAAAGTGATTGTTGTGACTCCGACTTATGTGAGGACTTTTCAAGCGATGCATTTGACTGGTGTGATGCATTCTTTGATGCTTGTGCCTTATGATCTGATTTGGATTGTGGTGGAAGCTGGCGGTGTTACTAATGAGACTGCTTCGATTATTGGAAAATCTGGATTAAAGATTATTCATGTTGGGTTTAATCAGAAAATGCCCAGTTTGTGGGAGGATAGACATAAAGTTGAATCTTTGATGCGTCTTCATGCTTTGAG GATTGTGAGGAAAGAGAGGCTGGATGGAATTGTGATGTTTGCTGATGATAGTAACATGCATAATATGGAGCTGTTTGATGAAATTCAGAGTGTGAAATGGATCGGTGCTGTTTCAGTCGGAATACTACTTCATTCCGTTGATGCAGCTGAAATTTCTTCATTGGTTCAAAAAGAAGGAGATGAGGATACCATGCCAATGCCGGTGCAAGGTCCTGCTTGTAATGGTACCGATAAGTTGGTTGGGTGGCACACCTTCAATTCATTACGATATACTGGAAGGCATGCAGTTTACATTGATGACCGGGCACCTGTGTTGCCGACAAAATTTGAATGGTCTGGGTTTGTGTTGAATTCCCGATTACTGTGGAAGGATGTTGACGATAAGCCAGAATGGATTAAGGATCTTGATGCATTGGATGGGGATGGTGAGAAGATAGAGAGTCCACTATCTTTGCTCAAGAGTACCTCTGTGGTAGAACCACTAGGGAGTTGTGGACGTCATGTTTTGCTTTGGTGGTTGCGGGTTGAAGCTCGCACAGACAGCAAATTCCCTGCTCG ATGGGTGATTGACCCTCCTTTGGACATCACAGTCCCATCTAAACGCACTCCATGGCCAGACTCTCCTCCTGAACTCCCATCTAATGAAAACGAAAAAGTGTTCGCTGCAGGCGCAGAAGTGCATTCGAACACGCACACTACAAAGACCAAAACACCCAGATCCAGACGCAGTAGAAGTAAGAGAAAGCATGACACCAAAGTGATTGGTGTACAGGTCTCTACACATTCTGAACAAACCGAGATATGA
- the LOC11409363 gene encoding microtubule-associated protein RP/EB family member 1C has translation MATNIGIMDAAYFVGRSEILSWINSTLQLNLSKVEEACSGAVHCQLLDAAHPGTVPMHKVNFDAKNEYEMIQNYKVLQDVFNKLKITKHIEVSKLVKGRPLDNLEFMQWMKRYCDSVNSGQHSYNPLERREMCRGGGREVSKKSAHSQPSNKGGSTSHRPPQSSHTARRNDVSTANHANPVAAKAAKPAAAAAAASAAPAYDQQITELKLSIDSLEKERDFYFAKLRDIEILCQTPEVEHSAVFAAIQKILYATDDNGSELEEAQAMLTSGLQEAEPLSPIAEVSEEKSSSENLKRKNFANPEVDAAGIDNLSPRRRLSDVSNVHHNGSPLMI, from the exons ATGGCGACGAACATTGGAATAATGGACGCTGCATATTTCGTCGGTAGATCTGAAATACTCTCTTGGATAAATTCAACTCTTCAACTCAATCTCTCCAAAGTCGAAGAG GCTTGTTCTGGTGCGGTTCACTGTCAGCTTCTTGATGCCGCTCATCCTGGAACTGTTCCGATGCATAAGGTGAATTTCGATGCGAAGAATGAGTATGAGATGATTCAGAATTATAAGGTTCTTCAAGATGTTTTCAACAAACTCAAAATCACTAAG CATATTGAGGTTAGCAAGCTGGTGAAAGGAAGACCGTTGGATAATCTGGAGTTCATGCAATGGATGAAACGATACTGTGATTCTGTTAATTCTGGACAGCACAG TTATAATCCTTTGGAGAGGAGAGAGATGTGCAGGGGCGGAGGAAGAGAAGTGAGTAAAAAATCTGCACACTCTCAACCCTCAAACAAGGGTGGTTCTACTTCACACAGGCCTCCTCAATCTTCCCACACTGCTCGAAGGAATGATGTGTCTACTGCAAACCATGCAAATCCGGTGGCTGCAAAAGCCGCTAAGCCTGCTGCCGCGGCCGCCGCTGCTTCTGCAGCCCCTGCATATGATCAACAG ATAACGGAATTGAAGTTATCCATTGACAGTCTTGAGAAGGAACGAGATTTCTACTTTGCAAAACTGAGGGATATTGAGATACTTTGCCAGACTCCTGAAGTAGAACATTCAGCG GTTTTTGCAGCAATACAGAAGATACTGTATGCTACTGATGACAATGGATCTGAGTTGGAAGAAGCTCAAGCTATGCTTACTTCTGGTCTTCAGGAAGCAGAGCCATTGAGCCCCATTGCTGAGGTTTCTGAGGAGAAGAGCAGTTCTGAAAATCTCAAGAGAAAGAACTTTGCCAACCCTGAGGTTGATGCTGCTGGCATCGATAATTTGTCTCCTAGACGAAGGCTTTCTGATGTTTCGAATGTTCACCATAACGGGTCACCTCTCATGATCTGA
- the LOC11405778 gene encoding protein RER1A isoform X2 — MEPAAPAVIDAGTGIATEEVSPAETAILQLKQAIWQQYQHVLDKTTPHVLPRWIGFSVVAFIYILRVYLLEGFYIVTYGLGIYILNLLIGFLSPQVDPAIADAADGPTLPIRASDEFRPFVRRLPEFKFWYSITVAFCIAIVMTFSSAFDIPVFWPILLFYWVVLFSLTMRRQISHMIKYRYVPFNFGKQRKRASEEESTSLPVD, encoded by the exons ATGGAGCCGGCAGCACCAGCAGTCATCGACGCCGGCACCGGAATCGCCACCGAAGAGGTTTCCCCGGCGGAAACCGCAATACTACAATTGAAACAAGCGATATGGCAACAATATCAACACGTGCTAGACAAAACAACCCCGCACGTGCTACCGCGATGGATAGGGTTTTCGGTCGTCGCTTTCATCTACATCCTCCGCGTCTACTTACTAGAAGGCTTCTACATCGTTACGTACGGTCTTGGCATTTACATCCTCAATCTCCTCATCGGTTTTCTCTCCCCTCAGGTTGATCCCGCCATCGCCGACGCCGCTGACGGTCCTACTCTCCCCATTAGAGCTTCCGATGAGTTCCGTCCTTTCGTTCGCCGCCTCCCTGAGTTCAAGTTCTG GTACTCGATCACAGTGGCATTTTGCATTGCAATTGTGATGACTTTCTCTAGTGCGTTTGATATTCCAGTCTTCTGGCCTATACTCCTCTTCTACTGGGTGGTCTTGTTCTCGCTTACTATGAGGAGGCAGATATCACATATGATCAAATACAGATATGTACCGTTCAATTTCGGAAAACAG AGAAAGAGAGCATCAGAAGAAGAAAGCACAAGTCTTCCTGTGGACTGA
- the LOC11406278 gene encoding uncharacterized protein produces the protein MNEQAKNEAMNVRSSIEKKVETVDHRSSAGQGQGQEERNVQVIHQPHSKTSGGVLTGAAAAMASTLQSAKDAISKK, from the exons ATGAATGAACAAGCTAAG AACGAGGCTATGAATGTAAGAAGTTCCATTGAGAAAAAGGTGGAAACTGTGGATCATCGATCTTCGGCAGGGCAAGGGCAAGGTCAAGAAGAGAGGAATGTGCAGGTTATTCATCAACCCCATTCCAAAACCAGTGGCGGTGTTCTTACTGGTGCTGCTGCTGCCATGGCATCCACTCTACAATCTGCCAAGGATgcaatttctaaaaaataa
- the LOC11405778 gene encoding protein RER1A isoform X1 codes for MEPAAPAVIDAGTGIATEEVSPAETAILQLKQAIWQQYQHVLDKTTPHVLPRWIGFSVVAFIYILRVYLLEGFYIVTYGLGIYILNLLIGFLSPQVDPAIADAADGPTLPIRASDEFRPFVRRLPEFKFWYSITVAFCIAIVMTFSSAFDIPVFWPILLFYWVVLFSLTMRRQISHMIKYRYVPFNFGKQHYQRKRASEEESTSLPVD; via the exons ATGGAGCCGGCAGCACCAGCAGTCATCGACGCCGGCACCGGAATCGCCACCGAAGAGGTTTCCCCGGCGGAAACCGCAATACTACAATTGAAACAAGCGATATGGCAACAATATCAACACGTGCTAGACAAAACAACCCCGCACGTGCTACCGCGATGGATAGGGTTTTCGGTCGTCGCTTTCATCTACATCCTCCGCGTCTACTTACTAGAAGGCTTCTACATCGTTACGTACGGTCTTGGCATTTACATCCTCAATCTCCTCATCGGTTTTCTCTCCCCTCAGGTTGATCCCGCCATCGCCGACGCCGCTGACGGTCCTACTCTCCCCATTAGAGCTTCCGATGAGTTCCGTCCTTTCGTTCGCCGCCTCCCTGAGTTCAAGTTCTG GTACTCGATCACAGTGGCATTTTGCATTGCAATTGTGATGACTTTCTCTAGTGCGTTTGATATTCCAGTCTTCTGGCCTATACTCCTCTTCTACTGGGTGGTCTTGTTCTCGCTTACTATGAGGAGGCAGATATCACATATGATCAAATACAGATATGTACCGTTCAATTTCGGAAAACAG CACTATCAGAGAAAGAGAGCATCAGAAGAAGAAAGCACAAGTCTTCCTGTGGACTGA
- the LOC11406280 gene encoding phosphatidylinositol 3,4,5-trisphosphate 3-phosphatase and protein-tyrosine-phosphatase PTEN2A, whose product MEPAPPSSKTEPYSAKVPAENDNARDSPSLSPVSSISSWARNLRFGAADQNSQTENNGMSAFARLTSGIGLRSPPNELATSSSGAEQPNIIESFTKGLVDSSKEAVKAVQTKARHIVSQNKRRYQEGGFDLDMTYITENIIAMGFPGGDFSSGIFGYIEGFYRNHMEEVIKFFETHHKGKYKVYNLCSERLYDGSLFQGKVASFPFSDHNCPPIQLIASFCRSAYSWLKEDIQNVVVVHCKAGMGRTGLMICSLLLYLKFFPTAEEAIDSFNQKRCVDGKALTLPSQIRYVKYFERTLTHFNGEVQPGRRCMLRGFRLHKCPYWVRPSITISDHNGILFTTRKHPKTKDLMPEDFWINASKKGILVFALPGEPGLTELVGDFKIHFHDRQGDFYCWMNTTMIENRKILDGSDLDDFDKRKIPAPGFQVEVVMVDYDGTLPGKVNPASKGSDIRNVSSGAKPTSSSRKSKIPKNGDDDVFSDSDEEETKGTQRREAATDYKYMEPHQASEATTDHVGMLSRATDQLSLQQHDERTENNVSEASTTNKHHNIHAGPNTTNMESIGTSEFKAIAADASVFSFGDEDFESDSEEAS is encoded by the exons ATGGAACCCGCTCCTCCATCTTCGAAGACTGAACCTTACTCCGCCAAAGTACCTGCTGAAAATGACAATGCACGTGATTCACCATCCTTGTCACCAGTTTCTAGCATATCTTCCTGGGCGAGAAATCTGAGGTTTGGGGCTGCAGATCAGAACTCACAGACAGAGAACAATGGCATGTCAGCATTTGCTCGTCTTACTAGTGGGATTGGACTACGAAGTCCCCCAAATGAGCTTGCTACGAGCAGTTCAGGAGCCGAGCAACCTAATATAATTGAATCATTCACTAAAGGGTTGGTGGACTCTTCAAAGGAAGCAGTAAAGGCAGTGCAGACCAAAGCACGACATATTGTTTCTCAAAATAAACGCAGATACCAG GAAGGTGGATTTGATTTGGATATGACATACATCACTGAAAATATAATAGCTATGGGATTTCCTGGTGGTGATTTTAGCTCTGGAATTTTTGGGTACATTGAG GGGTTCTATCGAAATCACATGGAAGAAGTAATCAAGTTTTTTGAAACTCATCACAAG GGAAAGTACAAAGTATACAATCTTTGTTCAGAGAGGTTGTACGATGGATCACTTTTCCAGGGGAAG GTTGCAAGTTTCCCATTTAGTGATCATAATTGCCCTCCTATTCAACTTATAGCATCATTTTGTCGAAGTGCATATTCATGGTTGAAGGAGGATATCCAAAATGTGGTCGTTGTTCATTGTAAAGCTGGTATGGGAAGGACAGGACTGATGATTTGTAGCCTTCTTTTGTATCTTAAG TTTTTCCCCACTGCTGAGGAAGCCATTGATTCCTTTAACCAGAAAAGATGTGTAGATGGAAAGGCTCTAACTCTCCCAAGTCAAatt AGATATGTCAAATATTTTGAACGGACCTTAACACACTTCAACGGAGAAGTCCAGCCCGGACGAAG GTGTATGCTGAGAGGGTTTCGGCTTCACAAATGCCCTTATTGGGTTAGACCATCCATTACAATTTCTGATCATAACG GAATTCTTTTCACAACTAGAAAGCATCCCAAGACAAAGGATCTAATG CCAGAAGATTTTTGGATCAATGCATCAAAGAAAGGAATTTTGGTCTTTGCATTACCAGGGGAGCCAGGTCTGACAGAATTGGTTGGGGacttcaaaattcattttcatgaTCGACAGGGAGATTTCTACTG TTGGATGAATACAACAATGATAGAGAACAGAAAAATTTTAGATGGCTCAGATCTTGATGATTTTGACAAG AGAAAGATCCCAGCTCCAGGGTTCCAGGTCGAAGTTGTGATGGTAGACTATGATGGCACGCTACCTGGAAAAGTCAACCCTGCAAGCAAAGGATCTGACATAAGAAATGTCTCATCTGGTGCAAAGCCAACATCTAGTTCAAGAAAGAGTAAGATACCTAAAAATGGAGATGATGATGTATTCTCAGATAGCGATGAAGAGGAGACCAAGGGAACACAAAGGAGGGAAGCTGCAACTGATTACAAATATATGGAACCTCATCAAGCATCTGAGGCCACTACTGACCATGTAGGGATGTTGTCGCGTGCAACGGATCAGTTGTCACTCCAGCAGCATGACGAACGCACGGAAAACAATGTTTCTGAAGCATCAACTACCAataaacatcataatattcatgcAGGTCCTAACACCACCAACATGGAATCTATAGGGACAAGTGAATTCAAGGCAATTGCAGCAGATGcttcagttttttcttttggagATGAAGATTTTGAGAGTGATTCAGAGGAGGCGAGTTAA